A genome region from Megalobrama amblycephala isolate DHTTF-2021 linkage group LG18, ASM1881202v1, whole genome shotgun sequence includes the following:
- the ssr1 gene encoding translocon-associated protein subunit alpha isoform X3 — protein MKLLQKLLLLLLLAFPATLLLKGPVVSAQDATEEEEAVDEDGADDVMAEDEDDEAEVEDDDNTELTEEKEEEEEEALVGEMKASPNADTTILFVKGEDFPANNIVKFLLGFTNKGSENFIVDSLDASFRYPQDFQFYIQNFTALQLGTEVPPQRQATFEYSFIPAEPMGGRPFGLVINLNYRDSSGNVFQDAVFNQTVTITEREDGLDGETIFMYVFLSGLGLLLVVGLHQLLESRKRRRPAAKVEMGTSNHNDVDMSWIPQETLNQIMASRRDKASPRRSPRKRTQKRSAGSDE, from the exons ATGAAGCTGCTGCagaagctgctgctgctgctcttaCTGGCGTTTCCGGCGACGCTCCTCCTGAAGG gTCCGGTCGTGTCCGCACAGGATGCCACTGAGGAAGAGGAGGCTGTGGATGAAGATGGTGCGGATGATGTGATGGctgaggatgaggatgatgaaGCTGAGGTGGAGGACGATGACAACACTGAACTA ACTGAagaaaaggaggaagaggaggaagaagctCTGGTGGGCGAGATGAAGGCTTCACCCAACGCCGACACCACCATCCTCTTCGTCAAAGGAGAAG ATTTTCCCGCCAACAACATCGTGAAGTTCCTGCTGGGATTCACCAACAAAGGCTCGGAGAACTTCATCGTGGACTCTCTGGACGCCTCGTTCCGCTACCCACAGGACTTCCAGTTCTACATCCAGAACTTCACGGCTCTTCAGCTGGGGACGGAGGTTCCTCCGCAGCGCCAGGCCACGTTCGAGTACTCCTTCATCCCGGCCGAGCCCATGGGCGGACGCCCCTTCGGCCTGGTCATCAACCTCAACTACAGGGACAGCAGC GGTAACGTGTTCCAGGACGCCGTGTTCAACCAGACGGTCACCATCACCGAGAGAGAGGACGGGCTGGACGGAGAGAC GATCTTCATGTACGTGTTCCTGTCGGGCCTCGGCCTGCTGCTGGTGGTCGGCCTTCATCAGCTGCTCGAGTCACGCAAG AGGAGGCGGCCGGCGGCTAAAGTCGAGATGGGAACCTCCAATCACAATGATGTGGACATGAGCTGGATCCCACAGGAAACACTCAACCAGATCA TGGCGAGTCGGCGAG ATAAAGCGTCTCCCAGACGATCTCCACGCAAGAGGACCCAGAAACGCTCGGCCGGATCAGACGAGTGA
- the ssr1 gene encoding translocon-associated protein subunit alpha isoform X2 translates to MKLLQKLLLLLLLAFPATLLLKGPVVSAQDATEEEEAVDEDGADDVMAEDEDDEAEVEDDDNTELTEEKEEEEEEALVGEMKASPNADTTILFVKGEGSLKRTKADDSSSTNFPANNIVKFLLGFTNKGSENFIVDSLDASFRYPQDFQFYIQNFTALQLGTEVPPQRQATFEYSFIPAEPMGGRPFGLVINLNYRDSSGNVFQDAVFNQTVTITEREDGLDGETIFMYVFLSGLGLLLVVGLHQLLESRKRRRPAAKVEMGTSNHNDVDMSWIPQETLNQINKASPRRSPRKRTQKRSAGSDE, encoded by the exons ATGAAGCTGCTGCagaagctgctgctgctgctcttaCTGGCGTTTCCGGCGACGCTCCTCCTGAAGG gTCCGGTCGTGTCCGCACAGGATGCCACTGAGGAAGAGGAGGCTGTGGATGAAGATGGTGCGGATGATGTGATGGctgaggatgaggatgatgaaGCTGAGGTGGAGGACGATGACAACACTGAACTA ACTGAagaaaaggaggaagaggaggaagaagctCTGGTGGGCGAGATGAAGGCTTCACCCAACGCCGACACCACCATCCTCTTCGTCAAAGGAGAAG GGTCGCTGAAAAGGACAAAAGCAGATGATTCTTCATCTACAA ATTTTCCCGCCAACAACATCGTGAAGTTCCTGCTGGGATTCACCAACAAAGGCTCGGAGAACTTCATCGTGGACTCTCTGGACGCCTCGTTCCGCTACCCACAGGACTTCCAGTTCTACATCCAGAACTTCACGGCTCTTCAGCTGGGGACGGAGGTTCCTCCGCAGCGCCAGGCCACGTTCGAGTACTCCTTCATCCCGGCCGAGCCCATGGGCGGACGCCCCTTCGGCCTGGTCATCAACCTCAACTACAGGGACAGCAGC GGTAACGTGTTCCAGGACGCCGTGTTCAACCAGACGGTCACCATCACCGAGAGAGAGGACGGGCTGGACGGAGAGAC GATCTTCATGTACGTGTTCCTGTCGGGCCTCGGCCTGCTGCTGGTGGTCGGCCTTCATCAGCTGCTCGAGTCACGCAAG AGGAGGCGGCCGGCGGCTAAAGTCGAGATGGGAACCTCCAATCACAATGATGTGGACATGAGCTGGATCCCACAGGAAACACTCAACCAGATCA ATAAAGCGTCTCCCAGACGATCTCCACGCAAGAGGACCCAGAAACGCTCGGCCGGATCAGACGAGTGA
- the ssr1 gene encoding translocon-associated protein subunit alpha isoform X4, translated as MKLLQKLLLLLLLAFPATLLLKGPVVSAQDATEEEEAVDEDGADDVMAEDEDDEAEVEDDDNTELTEEKEEEEEEALVGEMKASPNADTTILFVKGEDFPANNIVKFLLGFTNKGSENFIVDSLDASFRYPQDFQFYIQNFTALQLGTEVPPQRQATFEYSFIPAEPMGGRPFGLVINLNYRDSSGNVFQDAVFNQTVTITEREDGLDGETIFMYVFLSGLGLLLVVGLHQLLESRKRRRPAAKVEMGTSNHNDVDMSWIPQETLNQINKASPRRSPRKRTQKRSAGSDE; from the exons ATGAAGCTGCTGCagaagctgctgctgctgctcttaCTGGCGTTTCCGGCGACGCTCCTCCTGAAGG gTCCGGTCGTGTCCGCACAGGATGCCACTGAGGAAGAGGAGGCTGTGGATGAAGATGGTGCGGATGATGTGATGGctgaggatgaggatgatgaaGCTGAGGTGGAGGACGATGACAACACTGAACTA ACTGAagaaaaggaggaagaggaggaagaagctCTGGTGGGCGAGATGAAGGCTTCACCCAACGCCGACACCACCATCCTCTTCGTCAAAGGAGAAG ATTTTCCCGCCAACAACATCGTGAAGTTCCTGCTGGGATTCACCAACAAAGGCTCGGAGAACTTCATCGTGGACTCTCTGGACGCCTCGTTCCGCTACCCACAGGACTTCCAGTTCTACATCCAGAACTTCACGGCTCTTCAGCTGGGGACGGAGGTTCCTCCGCAGCGCCAGGCCACGTTCGAGTACTCCTTCATCCCGGCCGAGCCCATGGGCGGACGCCCCTTCGGCCTGGTCATCAACCTCAACTACAGGGACAGCAGC GGTAACGTGTTCCAGGACGCCGTGTTCAACCAGACGGTCACCATCACCGAGAGAGAGGACGGGCTGGACGGAGAGAC GATCTTCATGTACGTGTTCCTGTCGGGCCTCGGCCTGCTGCTGGTGGTCGGCCTTCATCAGCTGCTCGAGTCACGCAAG AGGAGGCGGCCGGCGGCTAAAGTCGAGATGGGAACCTCCAATCACAATGATGTGGACATGAGCTGGATCCCACAGGAAACACTCAACCAGATCA ATAAAGCGTCTCCCAGACGATCTCCACGCAAGAGGACCCAGAAACGCTCGGCCGGATCAGACGAGTGA
- the ssr1 gene encoding translocon-associated protein subunit alpha isoform X1 has protein sequence MKLLQKLLLLLLLAFPATLLLKGPVVSAQDATEEEEAVDEDGADDVMAEDEDDEAEVEDDDNTELTEEKEEEEEEALVGEMKASPNADTTILFVKGEGSLKRTKADDSSSTNFPANNIVKFLLGFTNKGSENFIVDSLDASFRYPQDFQFYIQNFTALQLGTEVPPQRQATFEYSFIPAEPMGGRPFGLVINLNYRDSSGNVFQDAVFNQTVTITEREDGLDGETIFMYVFLSGLGLLLVVGLHQLLESRKRRRPAAKVEMGTSNHNDVDMSWIPQETLNQIMASRRDKASPRRSPRKRTQKRSAGSDE, from the exons ATGAAGCTGCTGCagaagctgctgctgctgctcttaCTGGCGTTTCCGGCGACGCTCCTCCTGAAGG gTCCGGTCGTGTCCGCACAGGATGCCACTGAGGAAGAGGAGGCTGTGGATGAAGATGGTGCGGATGATGTGATGGctgaggatgaggatgatgaaGCTGAGGTGGAGGACGATGACAACACTGAACTA ACTGAagaaaaggaggaagaggaggaagaagctCTGGTGGGCGAGATGAAGGCTTCACCCAACGCCGACACCACCATCCTCTTCGTCAAAGGAGAAG GGTCGCTGAAAAGGACAAAAGCAGATGATTCTTCATCTACAA ATTTTCCCGCCAACAACATCGTGAAGTTCCTGCTGGGATTCACCAACAAAGGCTCGGAGAACTTCATCGTGGACTCTCTGGACGCCTCGTTCCGCTACCCACAGGACTTCCAGTTCTACATCCAGAACTTCACGGCTCTTCAGCTGGGGACGGAGGTTCCTCCGCAGCGCCAGGCCACGTTCGAGTACTCCTTCATCCCGGCCGAGCCCATGGGCGGACGCCCCTTCGGCCTGGTCATCAACCTCAACTACAGGGACAGCAGC GGTAACGTGTTCCAGGACGCCGTGTTCAACCAGACGGTCACCATCACCGAGAGAGAGGACGGGCTGGACGGAGAGAC GATCTTCATGTACGTGTTCCTGTCGGGCCTCGGCCTGCTGCTGGTGGTCGGCCTTCATCAGCTGCTCGAGTCACGCAAG AGGAGGCGGCCGGCGGCTAAAGTCGAGATGGGAACCTCCAATCACAATGATGTGGACATGAGCTGGATCCCACAGGAAACACTCAACCAGATCA TGGCGAGTCGGCGAG ATAAAGCGTCTCCCAGACGATCTCCACGCAAGAGGACCCAGAAACGCTCGGCCGGATCAGACGAGTGA